In Epinephelus moara isolate mb unplaced genomic scaffold, YSFRI_EMoa_1.0 scaffold3890, whole genome shotgun sequence, a single genomic region encodes these proteins:
- the syn3 gene encoding synapsin-3 yields MNYLRRRLSDSSFVANLPNGYMMDLQRPTPPGSSTSSPASPATERRQPPSAPTPGPNPASGPAPTSGTGSFLSSFSSVVKSAQMAQNVAAAAHAKSAATAAEGASTGSSQPPKPVIRKPKILLII; encoded by the coding sequence ATGAACTACCTCCGCCGGCGCCTGTCAGACAGCAGCTTTGTGGCCAACCTCCCCAACGGCTACATGATGGATCTGCAGAGGCCGACCCCTCCAGGTTCATCCACTTCCTCCCCGGCCTCCCCGGCCACAGAGAGGCGGCAGCCCCCGAGCGCCCCGACTCCGGGCCCTAACCCAGCTTCGGGCCCGGCCCCAACTTCAGGCACAGGGAGCTTCCTCAGCTCCTTCTCCAGTGTGGTGAAGAGTGCTCAGATGGCCCAGAACGTCGCTGCAGCTGCACACGCCAaatcagcagcaacagcagctgaaGGAGCCTCAACGGGAAGCAGCCAGCCACCTAAACCTGTCATACGCAAGCCCAAGATCCTGCTCATCATC